One segment of Ureibacillus thermophilus DNA contains the following:
- a CDS encoding globin-coupled sensor protein yields the protein MVIFRSFSKSDKTKQTQSEPKWEEARNHSKKLLEVNGDSDITKQLKLIDLDEDDLKLLSCIQPHIEKNLDEIVQIFYDELTSIPVLNEIIHRYSTVEKLKKTLKIHISEMFYGKIDKAYVEKRIRIAQVHLRIGLAPKWYIGAFQNMLNSFIDIINRMNWSKDSIEKATLLCTKIINFEMQIVLEEYEKEKRDQIQEQHEKVKGELKNNLSLITKNLAHLSEETTNSINEIIHYSTDIKSDTESYIYEVKEMEKNSHSGNVLMEELKEKIYSISEKTKEMEALVMEQQRASDKINNIISLVTQIADQTNLLALNAAIEAARAGEHGKGFAVVAEEVRKLANQSKESVKQITEIIESTSQITKNTVSTTSTIRETVSKGLESGVKVKEKFHQIELSLQDSKNKIEIVGKDIENLVETIAKINQFIADVANQAKELYEKTVNL from the coding sequence ATGGTGATATTTAGAAGTTTCAGTAAAAGCGATAAAACCAAACAGACGCAATCCGAACCAAAATGGGAGGAGGCAAGAAACCATTCAAAAAAATTATTAGAAGTAAATGGGGATTCCGACATAACAAAACAATTAAAATTGATTGATTTAGATGAAGATGATTTAAAGTTATTATCTTGCATTCAGCCACATATTGAAAAAAATCTTGATGAAATCGTACAAATTTTCTATGATGAGTTAACTTCCATCCCAGTATTGAATGAAATTATTCATCGATACAGTACGGTAGAAAAATTAAAGAAAACACTCAAAATACATATCTCAGAAATGTTTTATGGAAAAATTGATAAAGCATATGTAGAAAAGAGAATACGAATTGCACAAGTTCATTTAAGAATTGGTTTGGCTCCTAAATGGTATATAGGGGCATTTCAAAATATGTTAAATTCTTTCATCGATATTATCAACCGCATGAATTGGTCCAAAGACAGCATCGAAAAAGCGACTCTTCTTTGCACAAAAATCATCAACTTCGAAATGCAAATCGTTTTGGAAGAATATGAAAAAGAGAAGAGGGACCAAATACAAGAACAGCACGAAAAGGTGAAAGGGGAATTAAAAAATAATTTATCTCTTATCACAAAAAACTTGGCGCATCTTTCAGAAGAAACAACTAATTCCATTAACGAGATTATTCATTACTCAACAGATATTAAGAGTGATACCGAAAGTTATATCTATGAAGTAAAGGAAATGGAGAAAAATTCACACAGCGGAAACGTTTTAATGGAAGAGTTGAAAGAAAAAATATACTCCATTTCTGAAAAAACAAAAGAAATGGAAGCTCTTGTAATGGAGCAGCAAAGAGCATCCGATAAAATCAATAACATTATTTCTCTTGTTACCCAAATAGCTGACCAAACGAATCTGCTTGCCTTAAATGCAGCCATCGAGGCGGCAAGAGCCGGAGAACATGGAAAAGGGTTTGCGGTTGTTGCAGAAGAAGTGCGCAAACTTGCGAATCAATCGAAAGAGTCTGTTAAACAAATTACGGAAATTATTGAAAGCACTTCACAAATTACGAAAAATACGGTTTCCACAACTTCTACTATCCGAGAAACTGTATCCAAGGGCTTAGAAAGCGGAGTAAAAGTAAAAGAAAAATTTCATCAAATTGAATTGTCGCTTCAAGATAGCAAAAATAAAATTGAAATCGTTGGAAAAGATATTGAAAACCTTGTCGAAACGATTGCAAAAATCAATCAATTTATTGCTGATGTTGCGAATCAAGCAAAAGAATTGTATGAGAAAACCGTTAATCTTTAA
- a CDS encoding SPL family radical SAM protein translates to MAIQVKEIHSKTLLTQATGYLDIGFTHSLNPYSGCAFACRYCYVRELPIQKFKGIPWGEWVDIKMNAREVYRKEIIKLRKKERPINLYMSSATDPYQPIERKACITRGLLEEMLFYPPDFLVIQTRGPLIERDINLLIQLKERCKLLVSMTIETDREDVKRIFAPFAPSIHKRLKALQKLHLANIPTQAAISPLLPFTPEFPKILKGFVDYIWIDTLTIGDGAQGRRSSRLKMPQVFEEHQWSEWYKRDLHKSVETYFIQFFPKEMIRISKEEAFLR, encoded by the coding sequence ATGGCCATTCAAGTAAAAGAGATTCATTCCAAAACTTTATTGACGCAAGCAACAGGATATTTAGATATTGGATTTACTCATTCATTAAATCCTTACAGCGGCTGTGCTTTTGCTTGCCGCTATTGTTATGTCCGCGAATTGCCGATTCAAAAATTTAAAGGAATTCCATGGGGCGAATGGGTGGATATCAAAATGAATGCGCGGGAAGTTTACCGGAAAGAAATCATAAAACTTCGAAAAAAAGAACGTCCCATCAATCTTTATATGTCTTCTGCAACGGATCCATATCAACCTATCGAAAGAAAAGCGTGCATTACAAGAGGGCTATTAGAAGAAATGCTTTTCTATCCTCCTGATTTTCTTGTGATTCAAACGAGAGGCCCTTTAATTGAGAGGGATATTAATTTGCTGATTCAATTGAAAGAACGATGCAAACTGCTAGTTTCGATGACGATAGAAACGGATCGGGAGGATGTGAAAAGAATTTTTGCTCCTTTTGCCCCAAGTATACACAAACGATTGAAAGCCCTTCAAAAATTGCATCTTGCCAATATCCCAACACAAGCGGCTATTTCTCCCTTGCTGCCTTTTACTCCTGAGTTTCCCAAAATCCTCAAAGGCTTTGTTGATTATATTTGGATTGATACATTAACGATTGGCGATGGTGCGCAAGGGAGACGGTCATCTCGGTTAAAGATGCCGCAAGTTTTTGAGGAACATCAATGGTCGGAATGGTACAAGCGAGATTTGCATAAAAGCGTAGAAACATATTTTATACAGTTTTTCCCAAAAGAGATGATTCGAATTTCAAAGGAAGAAGCTTTTTTAAGATAG
- a CDS encoding LysR family transcriptional regulator has product MELKDLEIFQLVAEKGTVSEVARELNYVQSNITSRIQKLEAELNTPLFHRHRRGMILTPEGKKLLTYSEKILKLTDEMIKAVQNHEEPTGKLEIGTVETVYHLPVILSSYIKKYKNVELSLFTGVTESLEKEVLHHKLDGAFVTKSNFHPELEVYDVFDEELVLISDRRELTMEELKNEPFLCFSDGCGYRARLEQWYKDQNITPQKIMEFGTLETILRSVAMGLGVSFVPKSAVSHLEQSGEIRCYQLPEQYSKVKTVFIRRKDSYLTTSMEKFLETIEESKEAIHRNLELN; this is encoded by the coding sequence GTGGAATTAAAAGACTTAGAAATTTTCCAATTGGTGGCTGAAAAAGGGACTGTTTCAGAAGTGGCGAGGGAACTGAATTATGTTCAATCCAACATTACTTCTCGTATTCAGAAATTAGAAGCGGAATTAAACACCCCTTTATTTCATCGCCATCGCCGAGGGATGATATTAACGCCGGAAGGAAAAAAACTATTAACGTATAGTGAAAAAATTTTAAAGTTGACAGATGAAATGATTAAAGCTGTCCAAAATCATGAAGAACCAACAGGGAAACTTGAAATCGGCACAGTGGAGACGGTTTATCATTTGCCGGTCATATTGTCTTCTTATATTAAAAAATATAAAAACGTAGAGCTGTCACTGTTTACAGGGGTGACAGAAAGTTTGGAAAAAGAAGTGCTCCATCATAAGTTGGATGGCGCTTTCGTTACGAAATCCAACTTTCATCCAGAACTTGAAGTATATGATGTGTTTGACGAAGAGCTTGTGTTAATTTCAGATCGCCGGGAATTGACAATGGAAGAATTAAAAAATGAACCATTTTTATGTTTCAGCGATGGCTGCGGATATCGTGCGCGGCTTGAACAATGGTATAAAGACCAAAATATCACACCACAAAAAATTATGGAGTTTGGCACATTGGAGACGATATTGCGGAGTGTTGCCATGGGGCTTGGCGTGTCCTTCGTTCCAAAATCTGCTGTTTCCCACTTGGAACAGAGCGGAGAAATCCGATGCTACCAATTGCCGGAACAATACAGCAAAGTAAAAACAGTTTTCATTCGAAGAAAAGATTCCTATTTAACGACCAGCATGGAAAAATTTTTAGAAACAATAGAAGAAAGCAAAGAGGCCATTCATCGCAATCTCGAATTAAATTAA